In Aegilops tauschii subsp. strangulata cultivar AL8/78 chromosome 3, Aet v6.0, whole genome shotgun sequence, one genomic interval encodes:
- the LOC141020868 gene encoding uncharacterized protein — translation MAGEVEILVVAWKGWGIQVMVLLSFTVQVTLLLLADIRRRNDSTVLKFIIWSAYMLADTTALYALGHMSLVSRSPEQQLMALWAPLLLVHLGGQDNITAYAIEDNRLWLRHLQTFGLQVLAAGYVLYASSVLGSRTWVRPAAILMFVVGVLKYEERVWALMCANNSASSSLSATSYKDFRTGQHRQLVPEGDGVQDEQLAPQGQDEQHQQLASDGAHQENQKDLLFIAFTLLDVPKQLFEGPARFVKINRDQSFEGREMLEVVGMQLSMMYDLLYTKAAVVHTWYGRCIRVITLPATVTALQLFHRSSDKDGYHRIDVVVTYVLLGGAVILETTSVLRTMFSKWTYAFMLEKKCAWLAPLVRHTRRIHKSDLRGYMGQHELFRLCAHSRNNTSSKIARWMGREDQWDSMAYSYSIPVPQLIIQKVLKLVSTTETSQFDITNSRGRNALRKHSALGSNGMEHGVGDDVLLDLEWSVELDLDESILVWHIATRLFLGWLDAKVMVVWREEDRGPDLTNLFLATDAMSNYMFFLLAARPYMLPYPVSRQRYVQLCYDLINCLEHTGNCDLLRVIWDHGTAQLEGSLVTIYPPGISINLILDRGSRLGARLIRKHEDSNTLSMFERSKMLSGTLEVIFEVWVEMLCHTAYWCNENSHAKHLSSGVEIMTTISLLMIYMSSGFIKKNERSHAPDTHAAPRGARPGNV, via the coding sequence ATGGCTGGTGAAGTAGAGATACTTGTGGTGGCATGGAAAGGGTGGGGGATCCAAGTGATGGTGCTCCTGAGTTTCACAGTGCAGGTCACACTCCTCCTTTTGGCAGATATTCGTCGCCGCAACGACTCCACCGTGCTTAAATTCATCATATGGTCAGCATACATGCTGGCCGACACTACAGCGTTATACGCCTTGGGACACATGTCCCTGGTGAGCAGGTCACCGGAGCAACAGCTCATGGCGCTATGGGCACCGTTGCTGCTAGTGCACCTTGGCGGGCAGGACAACATCACGGCCTATGCCATTGAGGACAACCGACTATGGCTGCGTCACCTGCAGACTTTTGGACTGCAGGTCCTCGCGGCTGGCTATGTCTTGTATGCATCTTCCGTCCTGGGCAGCCGGACCTGGGTTCGTCCGGCTGCCATTCTCATGTTTGTGGTTGGGGTTCTCAAGTACGAGGAAAGAGTATGGGCACTAATGTGCGCAAACAATTCTGCCAGTAGCAGCCTATCCGCCACAAGCTACAAGGATTTCCGCACCGGGCAACACCGGCAGTTGGTGCCGGAGGGAGATGGTGTGCAAGATGAGCAGTTGGCACCGCAGGGACAAGATGAGCAACATCAGCAGTTGGCTTCAGACGGAGCCCATCAGGAAAACCAGAAAGACCTACTATTTATAGCTTTCACATTGTTGGACGTTCCCAAGCAATTGTTTGAGGGGCCGGCACGTTTTGTGAAAATCAATAGGGATCAAAGTTTTGAAGGACGGGAGATGTTGGAGGTGGTCGGAATGCAACTATCTATGATGTACGACTTGCTGTACACCAAGGCTGCAGTGGTCCACACTTGGTATGGTAGGTGCATCCGTGTCATCACACTGCCGGCCACAGTCACGGCATTACAGTTGTTCCATAGATCAAGTGACAAAGATGGTTACCACAGAATAGATGTGGTTGTCACTTATGTTTTGCTGGGtggtgcagtcatcttggagacCACATCAGTATTGCGGACCATGTTCTCCAAATGGACATATGCATTCATGTTAGAAAAGAAATGTGCATGGCTTGCTCCTCTTGTTCGACATACTCGCAGAATACATAAAAGTGACTTGCGGGGTTACATGGGGCAACATGAGTTGTTTCGCCTGTGTGCTCACAGTAGGAATAATACAAGCAGCAAAATTGCCAGATGGATGGGACGGGAGGACCAGTGGGACTCCATGGCTTACTCCTACTCCATCCCCGTCCCGCAGCTTATCATTCAGAAGGTGCTGAAACTAGTGTCTACTACGGAGACAAGCCAATTTGACATCACCAACTCACGGGGCCGGAATGCCCTAAGGAAGCATAGTGCCTTGGGCTCTAATGGAATGGAACATGGAGTTGGTGATGATGTATTATTGGACCTGGAATGGAGTGTGGAGTTGGACCTGGACGAGAGCATCCTCGTGTGGCACATCGCCACCCGCCTCTTCCTCGGCTGGTTGGATGCCAAGGTAATGGTGGTATGGCGTGAGGAGGACCGTGGTCCAGACCTTACTAATCTTTTCCTGGCAACCGATGCCATGTCCAATTACATGTTTTTCTTGCTTGCTGCGCGCCCATACATGCTGCCTTACCCTGTTAGTCGACAAAGGTATGTTCAACTCTGCTATGATCTGATAAATTGCTTGGAGCACACCGGGAATTGTGATCTGCTCCGGGTCATCTGGGACCATGGGACTGCACAGCTCGAGGGATCTCTGGTTACAATTTATCCTCCAGGAATCAGTATCAATCTTATATTGGACAGAGGATCTCGGCTTGGTGCAAGGCTGATCAGAAAACATGAAGACAGCAATACGTTATCTATGTTTGAACGTAGCAAGATGCTATCAGGTACACTGGAGGTGATCTTTGAAGTATGGGTGGAGATGTTGTGCCACACGGCCTACTGGTGCAACGAGAACTCTCATGCCAAACACCTGAGCAGTGGTGTTGAGATCATGACCACCATTTCCCTTCTCATGATATACATGTCAAgtggttttattaaaaaaaatGAAAGGTCCCATGCACCGGACACCCATGCGGCTCCTAGAGGAGCCAGACCCGGAAATGTTTAA